TTCCGATTCTTTCTGAAACCCTTATGTCAAAAAAGCTGTTGGCGTTTTCAATAGAAGCGCCGCTTACATCATACACCCTTAATGCAAGAAAAGAACCGGCCAGTTTTTTTCTGAGTGATTTAAATGTCCTCTCCCCGATTACCCAGTATGCAAATATCCAGTTCGGATCCCTTGCAAGCAGGACTATCCTGTCTTCCTCCTGCACAGGCAAAGGTTGGACTTCGGGGCTTGGAATCATTGCCGGCACCTTCACAAGAGAAGGGACTACGGGCATAACTGCACCTTTAGGCAAAGACGTTGACGGAGCAGTTGATTTTTGGGCTCTCCTGACGGCTTTTTTTGCCGTTGATTTTACAGCCTTTTTTTTCTGAACGGGCTTTTTTACAGCCTTCTTCACTGATTTCCCTGCCTCTGTTTTCTTCGCAGATGCTTTCGCGGCAGTTTTTTTCTTTGCTGTTTTTACACTTACAGTTTTCTTTTCAGCGGGTTTTTTTGCTGCGGCTTTTTTGGATTTTACCTCAGACTTTTTTTTCTTTTTTACCGGAGACTTTAATTTCTTAATTGCTTTTATCAGGTCCGCCCTTTTCCATTCTTTTTTAACGGTCAATCCTGTCTCCCTGGCAATCTCTTTAAGCTCCTGCATGGTTTTTTCTTCAAGCAGCATTTTTTTATTAACACCTCCTGTCTTTTTCATATTGTTAAAATTTAACCGCAAAGAATAATAAATTTCATCCGCAGATTTCGCAGAAAAAACAAATTAAAAAGAAATCCTCTAAAAAAATCTGTGTTAATCTGTGTAATCTGTGGCTGAATTTCCTGTTTTTTCATAATTGCGTTAACCTGCAATTCTTACCGTCTTTATAAACTCCAGCGCTCCAAGTTTTAAAAATATGTCTTTTATGGCATCCCTGTTTCTTGTAGATACATTAAAATTGTATGTTAATTCTCCCTTAATCTTGTCCTGATGATAATCTACGGAGTGGATATGCACCTTAAAGTCTGAAAGTATTGAACGCACTGCACCCTCTGCATTGCCGATCATATCCGTTGAAATAGCAATTGTCTTAAACCGCAGTATCTTCATGTGTCTTTCCAGCCATCTGAGGAAAACCAGTGCAATGATTGTAATCGCCGCCGAGGCAATCCCCTCAAGGTAAAGCCCTGCCCCGATGGCAAGTCCGATGGCGGACACCATCCAGAGGGATGCCGCAGTCGTCAGCCCCCTGATTGCAAATCCGCTTTTAACAATTACGCCGGCGCCCAGAAAGCCGATGCCGATTAACGCGCCTGCTGAAATCCTTGCGGGGTCAATTCTCAGGGTGGGGTCAAGATATTTGAGATGGTAATAATAATTTTCAGAAACAATCATTATAAGCACTGC
The DNA window shown above is from Nitrospirota bacterium and carries:
- a CDS encoding DUF4912 domain-containing protein, with translation MLLEEKTMQELKEIARETGLTVKKEWKRADLIKAIKKLKSPVKKKKKSEVKSKKAAAKKPAEKKTVSVKTAKKKTAAKASAKKTEAGKSVKKAVKKPVQKKKAVKSTAKKAVRRAQKSTAPSTSLPKGAVMPVVPSLVKVPAMIPSPEVQPLPVQEEDRIVLLARDPNWIFAYWVIGERTFKSLRKKLAGSFLALRVYDVSGASIENANSFFDIRVSERIGSWHIRIEQADNEFLVEIGFLSPAGTFLPAARSNRILTPGARVGQLRLEDWITRKLYKEAYKLDLEELRRSS
- a CDS encoding MgtC/SapB family protein, translating into MFRLVLGAVIGGIIGFEREVHGRAAGFRTQLIVCVAAVLIMIVSENYYYHLKYLDPTLRIDPARISAGALIGIGFLGAGVIVKSGFAIRGLTTAASLWMVSAIGLAIGAGLYLEGIASAAITIIALVFLRWLERHMKILRFKTIAISTDMIGNAEGAVRSILSDFKVHIHSVDYHQDKIKGELTYNFNVSTRNRDAIKDIFLKLGALEFIKTVRIAG